From the Candidatus Poribacteria bacterium genome, the window ACTCCGTCAACAACGGTAATAGAACAGTGTGGAGAGGAATGGATATGTATGATTTGACAATCATCGGCGGTGGCAGCGCGGGTCTTGTGCTCGCGGTGGCGGGCGCAAAGTTAGGCAAAAAGACAGCACTTGTGGAAAAGCATCGTATTGGCGGTGATTGCCTCTGGACGGGATGCGTGCCATCGAAAGCACTCCTGAAAGCGGCGAAGGTCGCGAATTACATACAGAACGCAGAGAAATATGGCGTTGCAGCCACAGACGGTACACCTAACTGGCAGCGGGTGATGGAATACGTGCAAAGTACGCAACACACAATTGAAGAGGAACACGACAATCCTGAACGGTTCCGCGAGATGGGAGTCGATGTTATCTTCGGAAGCGGACACTTTGAATCGTCCGATACTTTCGTCGTAGAAGATGTTGAGAATAACGAGACACGCACCCTCAAAAGCAAAAAATTCGTGATTAGCACGGGGTCTCGCCCCCTTGCCCCTCCTATACCCGGATTGGAACTCTGTGATTATCTTGATAGCGAAACAGTTTGGGAATTAGAAGAGTTCCCTGAACGGCTGTTGGTTGTTGGTGCGGGTCCAATCGGTGTTGAGCTCGGACAGGCATTTCATCGTCTCGGTGCCGATGTGACGATAGTCCAACGGAGTGAACGCATCTTGACGAAAGAAGATACCGATGTCTCTGAACAGATGCTCCACTACCTTCGCGCAGACGGTCTCACCCTCCGACTCAACACGAATATAACAGCGGTCGCACAAAATGGAGAAGGCACAAAGGTGGTTCTCAGCAGTAGTGAAGGGGGTAGTACAGAACAGACGTTCGATAAAATCCTAATCGCTGCAGGTCGCGCACCGAACGTTGAGGGTTTAGAACTCGATAAAATCGGAGTTCAGGTAGGTAGACGCGGAATCGAAGTGAACAACAAACTTCAGACGAGCGTCAAAAATATTTATGCTGCAGGTGATGTGATTGGACACTATCTGTTTACGCACGTCGCAGCGTTTCAAGCGCAGCTGCTCATCCGCAATATCTTTTTCCCTTTCTCCAAAACGATTAACTACGGTGTCGTCCCGTGGACGACCTTCTGTGATCCAGAAGTCGCTCGATGCGGATTGACGGAGGTAGAGGCACGCGAGAAACATGGTGATGTTGACGTGTTCACACTCGACCAAACGGATGTTGATAGAGCGGTTGCTGAAGGTGAGACGCAAGGTTTCACAAAAGTTATTGCGAGTCGGTGGAGTGGGAAAATATTAGGCGTTCACATTGTGGGAGCTAACGCGGGTGAAGTTATCCATGAATACGTCTTGGCGATGCAGACGGGAATTCCCTTGCGGAAATTGAGTGGTATGATCCACGTGTATCCGACTTTTTCGAGCAGTACGTGGCGCGTGGCAGGGAAATGGTTCTCAGAGGGAACGTTGATTCAGACTTTGCGGAAATTGGTTCGGTCAAGTTGACCTCTAATAGACGCTGCTACGATGTCCAATCCGGTGAACAATCACCACTTGCTCTCGCGTATCAAAGGAATATACGATTCGATAGCTCCCTACTGGGACACTGAACTTTCCCCTATCTTTTCCTTTTAGTGCTTTGTGCCGGCCCATTGGACCAGTTTCGCATAACCTATCCATTTTTTTGCGAACCCTCGGGACTATTGTAGCATCCAACTGAGCTAAGCCATCTTCAGCTTTTGGCATGATTCTTAATCGATACATTCCCAATCCAACCCAAGTTTTTCCGCCACCTCTTCAATGGGAATCGCTTTAACTTTCCCAGACTCGTAATCCGCGATGCTCTGATCAATCTCTGCGGCAACTTCGGGCCGTAATTCCAATCCCTCGTCTGGATCATAATGATATGGGTCTAATACCAGTTCAAAAAGTTCGTAGGCGACGAACAACTCGCGAAACGATGCATCTAACTGTTGACGCGAAGGATTCTCCTGCAGCAACGCAACAACCTGTTCGCGGACACTAAAGAGTTCCTCTGCAACGAGAACACGGAGCAACGCTCGGAATTCCGCTGGTGGCAGCTCGGATACCTTTATCTCTGGTACCGACTCGCTTTCTAAGGGGATACCCATCCGTTTGTCCATTCGGTCATCAAGCGTTGTTTTCCGATTGGCGTGAATGTAGTCGAGGTGCCGCCTCAGTTTTTTCGCAAGCGCGGTGTGCGTATCTAAGCCCTGAAGCGGATTCTCTTCGTATTCCTCTAACCACAAGGCGAGAGATGTGTATTCGCAGAAAAATTCTCGGAATTCTGCTACCAATTCCGCCTCACTTTCTGCCGAAGGTGGCGCGTTGAGCAAACGCATGAGGCGTTTATGTGAATCAAAAAAGTCCTCATGGGTAACGCGTTGGAGCAGTTCATAGATGTCGTCACGGGACATATCGGCAAGTTTTTTCATCGGTTTCTCCGCCAGGATTTCAAATTTTAGGGCAATTATCACATATTTTTGGGAGGGTGTCAACAGTTTCGTGACTAACGAAACCGTGTCGAGCTCGAATGAAAAAAATAGATTGGAGAAAAAGGAGCCGGAAACCACACTTCCAGTCGGTTCCAAGAGGTTCAGGGTCCTAACCTAACTCACGCATGCAACAGAGGCTTGCAAACTACACCTTTTAGGAAATATGGCTCCGGCTTACCCAAGGAGGCTTACATAGGGACGTGCAATTTTCGTGCCAATCAAAAAGGGGCTGTTTTGGGTGATTTATAAGGCGGAATTGCCTATTTTTTGAACAGACTCAAATAAAACTGATAAAAAAATAGACATTGGCATATAGCAGTCAGCCATCAGCAGTCGGCAGGATCATAATTGCACACGGTAGGTCCGGTTTGTAACGAACAGCAGGTCCATACTACTTTTCAACCTTTTACAACACCGATAGGACGGAGGCGGGCGACGCGTCGGGAGAGTCCTGCCTTGTCAA encodes:
- a CDS encoding mercuric reductase, which produces MYDLTIIGGGSAGLVLAVAGAKLGKKTALVEKHRIGGDCLWTGCVPSKALLKAAKVANYIQNAEKYGVAATDGTPNWQRVMEYVQSTQHTIEEEHDNPERFREMGVDVIFGSGHFESSDTFVVEDVENNETRTLKSKKFVISTGSRPLAPPIPGLELCDYLDSETVWELEEFPERLLVVGAGPIGVELGQAFHRLGADVTIVQRSERILTKEDTDVSEQMLHYLRADGLTLRLNTNITAVAQNGEGTKVVLSSSEGGSTEQTFDKILIAAGRAPNVEGLELDKIGVQVGRRGIEVNNKLQTSVKNIYAAGDVIGHYLFTHVAAFQAQLLIRNIFFPFSKTINYGVVPWTTFCDPEVARCGLTEVEAREKHGDVDVFTLDQTDVDRAVAEGETQGFTKVIASRWSGKILGVHIVGANAGEVIHEYVLAMQTGIPLRKLSGMIHVYPTFSSSTWRVAGKWFSEGTLIQTLRKLVRSS